A genomic region of Oculatellaceae cyanobacterium contains the following coding sequences:
- a CDS encoding VWA domain-containing protein: protein MYKFNPDPNQLAYEVSKWDALQWEDYADAHPETQKPINTGKEKIPTFEIFATEIFHRLYAPEPKPLENPRPEDAWAVRSHSLLTELPEFDSLLTTIVVEAIGDSFKKWLLAGVGTTKFSDHIAKNLAKPRTPLTNPQPMRQQTLALKRQINSLSKEAPDAELDEKDPQKTEEIKQRLEELEQELKNVINEGKKSVVTAQKYAERLEQTGIGLKAVLEEALEAAQEAVEDAAIALSAFGWGDGNGFGSKGINSEQKIQLARRVAQNKKLQEIAKLAGRMKLLAASKQRTKTTELATEIYSVTTGNNLAHLVPSELMKLVVPELKPLFIKGYSEKSLLQYQLKSKEKQGRGPIVVCLDSSGSMSGAKEEWSKAVAIALLTIANQQKRTCRILHFCEDVCRVDDFQKGQLDPLKLVDCMECFYNGGTSWSAPLDSALAVIKSESHYKNADIILITDDQCSVSDTWLESFKQSQKILDFSTFGIMLGSSNTTALAQILDTVIAIPNLEQDREIETVFAI from the coding sequence GCTCTGCAATGGGAAGACTATGCAGACGCTCACCCAGAAACTCAAAAACCTATTAATACTGGAAAGGAGAAAATACCAACATTTGAGATCTTTGCCACTGAGATATTCCATAGACTTTATGCACCCGAACCAAAGCCTTTAGAGAACCCGCGTCCTGAAGATGCTTGGGCTGTGCGATCGCACTCCCTCCTTACCGAACTACCAGAATTTGATTCGCTACTAACAACGATTGTTGTTGAAGCTATCGGTGACAGCTTTAAAAAATGGCTTTTAGCAGGTGTTGGCACTACTAAATTCTCCGACCATATAGCCAAAAATTTGGCCAAACCTCGCACGCCGTTAACCAACCCTCAACCAATGCGGCAGCAAACGTTAGCACTAAAACGACAAATTAATTCACTCAGTAAAGAAGCACCAGATGCAGAACTTGACGAAAAAGATCCCCAAAAAACTGAAGAAATTAAACAACGTCTTGAGGAATTAGAACAAGAGTTGAAAAACGTCATTAATGAGGGCAAAAAAAGTGTGGTCACAGCCCAAAAGTATGCAGAACGTCTAGAGCAAACTGGCATTGGCTTAAAAGCTGTTCTGGAAGAGGCACTAGAAGCCGCACAGGAAGCGGTTGAAGATGCAGCGATAGCTTTGAGTGCCTTTGGGTGGGGTGATGGGAACGGTTTCGGTTCAAAGGGCATAAATTCGGAACAAAAAATCCAGTTGGCTAGAAGAGTTGCACAGAACAAGAAGTTGCAGGAAATAGCCAAGCTTGCCGGACGTATGAAGTTGCTTGCTGCATCTAAACAACGCACCAAAACGACTGAATTAGCGACGGAAATCTACTCAGTAACTACTGGTAACAATTTAGCTCACCTTGTCCCTTCGGAATTGATGAAGTTGGTTGTACCAGAACTTAAGCCACTGTTTATTAAAGGTTACTCGGAAAAATCGCTACTGCAATATCAACTTAAGTCTAAAGAGAAACAAGGACGTGGCCCAATTGTAGTATGCCTTGATTCTTCCGGTTCAATGTCAGGAGCAAAGGAGGAGTGGTCAAAAGCAGTAGCTATAGCATTACTCACCATTGCCAACCAACAAAAACGTACCTGTCGAATTCTACATTTCTGCGAGGATGTTTGTCGCGTTGATGATTTTCAAAAGGGTCAACTTGACCCATTAAAACTTGTCGATTGCATGGAATGTTTCTACAACGGCGGCACAAGTTGGTCAGCACCATTGGATAGCGCACTTGCAGTAATTAAATCAGAATCACATTACAAAAATGCCGACATTATTCTGATTACTGATGACCAATGCAGCGTCTCCGATACCTGGTTAGAAAGCTTTAAGCAATCTCAGAAAATATTAGATTTTAGCACCTTTGGCATTATGCTCGGCAGTTCTAATACAACAGCACTGGCACAGATTTTGGATACCGTTATAGCCATCCCTAACCTTGAGCAAGATCGAGAAATTGAAACGGTATTTGCTATTTAG
- a CDS encoding WGR domain-containing protein: protein MVNIIRKICLECKNDATNTYKYWQAEIDADNYYLTVTWGRIGTRGQSKTHQCNSLTDAHDKLSQLIRAKLAKGYEELVQQNPIPKNEKSINTGRTKTIELSQINAALLLIEAMRPYVKNGNFTKSSYAQMLNDFDELAPFLNIKLDPCSAFRDIESLEQAKEKLLLLQNYTQ, encoded by the coding sequence ATGGTTAACATCATCAGAAAAATTTGCCTGGAGTGCAAAAATGATGCCACTAATACCTACAAGTATTGGCAAGCCGAAATTGATGCTGACAACTACTATCTAACTGTAACTTGGGGAAGAATAGGGACAAGAGGACAGAGTAAAACTCATCAATGCAATAGTCTCACCGATGCCCACGACAAACTATCACAATTAATTCGAGCAAAATTAGCTAAAGGATACGAAGAATTAGTACAACAAAACCCCATCCCCAAAAATGAAAAAAGTATCAATACTGGGAGAACTAAAACAATCGAATTAAGTCAAATAAATGCAGCATTATTGCTTATTGAAGCTATGCGCCCCTACGTCAAAAATGGCAATTTTACCAAATCGAGTTACGCACAAATGTTAAATGATTTCGACGAATTAGCACCATTTTTGAATATTAAACTAGATCCGTGCAGTGCGTTTAGAGATATCGAAAGCTTGGAACAAGCTAAAGAAAAACTCTTGCTCCTCCAAAACTATACCCAGTAG
- a CDS encoding ThiF family adenylyltransferase, which yields MMNLDTSYSQSTPLLLKSWQKLKIILVGCGGTGSAVASSIARIAYVLQEMGKEVAIIFVDFDVVELHNIPRQNFCRAEIGLPKAQTLALRYSAAWGVDISAISDRFYPELADSRYEQLTVIVGAVDNAEARRSISGALDNNRDNSSVWWLDAGNSFSSGQVLLGCTNNPDVVAQYAFNSSNLASVLPSPSLVHPELLIPLPESDSSSKLSCAEIVMMNAQSLMVNQRIAVEVGDYLLRLLISKNLRRFATYFDLATGTAHSKYICSQAIDVYKYKLKG from the coding sequence ATGATGAATTTAGATACAAGTTACTCACAATCAACGCCACTATTACTCAAAAGTTGGCAAAAACTCAAAATTATTTTAGTGGGTTGTGGTGGGACTGGTTCTGCTGTTGCTAGTTCTATCGCTCGTATTGCTTATGTTTTGCAAGAGATGGGTAAGGAAGTAGCAATTATATTTGTAGATTTTGATGTTGTTGAACTGCATAATATTCCTCGCCAAAACTTCTGTAGGGCAGAAATTGGATTACCCAAGGCGCAGACTTTGGCTTTGAGGTATAGTGCTGCTTGGGGAGTTGATATATCAGCTATAAGCGATCGCTTTTACCCAGAATTAGCTGATTCTAGATACGAACAGTTGACGGTAATTGTTGGTGCTGTAGATAACGCTGAAGCTAGGCGTAGTATTTCTGGGGCGCTTGACAATAATAGGGATAATTCTTCGGTTTGGTGGTTAGATGCAGGTAACAGCTTTTCTTCGGGACAGGTATTATTAGGTTGTACTAATAATCCTGATGTTGTAGCCCAGTATGCTTTTAATAGTAGCAATCTAGCCAGTGTATTACCTTCCCCTTCTTTGGTACATCCAGAGTTATTGATTCCGTTACCGGAGTCGGATTCTTCCTCAAAATTGTCTTGTGCGGAAATAGTGATGATGAATGCACAAAGTTTGATGGTTAATCAAAGAATTGCTGTTGAGGTTGGTGATTATCTTTTACGGCTTCTTATTAGTAAGAATTTGCGGCGGTTTGCTACTTACTTTGATTTAGCTACAGGAACTGCACACTCCAAGTATATCTGTTCACAGGCAATAGATGTTTATAAGTACAAGTTAAAGGGTTAA
- a CDS encoding bifunctional DNA primase/polymerase, translated as MLKPQIKLLKQALRELPSFWQVIPVRGKRPIEKAWNQKPYTPAQLFEQLEDFNCTGIGLLTGTPIDREGNLVIAVDQDGWAASIVLNQLANGYLPPTLTFTSTKPGRCQRLYKVSPDCNLRTRCLAGGLEIRCSGLMSVLPPSVHPETQCPYQWLPQCHPLECEIALAPDWLIGLMAESEQKVDTYQRCPQPPIPNSTNCSQSHANYRKIVLGLQQLHPSRADEYHEWIRIGLALRSVGDDLLPLWDWWSQQSPKYNTGECARVWNYFKPHCITLGTLFYLAKIDSANC; from the coding sequence ATGTTAAAACCTCAAATAAAGCTATTAAAGCAAGCACTTCGAGAATTACCATCATTTTGGCAGGTAATTCCAGTTCGAGGTAAACGTCCCATCGAAAAAGCTTGGAATCAAAAACCTTATACGCCTGCTCAACTATTCGAGCAACTTGAAGATTTTAATTGCACTGGTATTGGATTACTGACTGGTACTCCGATTGATAGAGAAGGCAATCTTGTCATCGCGGTAGATCAAGATGGTTGGGCGGCTTCAATTGTGTTGAATCAGCTAGCTAATGGCTATTTACCACCAACTTTGACTTTCACTTCCACTAAGCCTGGGCGCTGTCAACGCTTGTATAAGGTTTCACCAGACTGTAATTTACGTACACGTTGCCTTGCAGGTGGGTTGGAAATTAGATGTTCTGGTTTGATGTCTGTTTTACCGCCTTCTGTTCATCCAGAAACTCAATGTCCTTATCAATGGCTTCCTCAATGTCATCCTCTTGAGTGTGAAATAGCTTTAGCCCCTGATTGGCTGATTGGGTTGATGGCAGAAAGTGAACAGAAGGTTGATACGTATCAAAGGTGTCCTCAACCACCAATTCCTAATTCTACTAATTGCTCTCAATCTCACGCTAATTACAGAAAGATAGTTTTGGGGTTGCAACAATTACATCCATCTAGGGCTGATGAATATCATGAATGGATTCGCATTGGACTAGCGTTGCGCTCTGTTGGCGATGATTTATTGCCGCTATGGGATTGGTGGAGCCAGCAAAGTCCTAAGTACAACACGGGTGAATGCGCTCGAGTTTGGAATTATTTCAAGCCTCATTGCATCACTCTAGGTACGTTGTTTTACTTGGCTAAGATTGATAGTGCGAATTGTTAA
- a CDS encoding siphovirus Gp157 family protein, with amino-acid sequence MPKTMIPTEIKIQPTNENINQLTLVQLSTAASELWEAIEQCSDETELEKLLYQQFELQDWTEHKVDALAFVYDQLKTDLEAWLARLEAVTKLHLTVVEKRRNQLGKLKEYLLRLHNLGLLAEKVIGKERRIQFVKNSRPNVTVDEAACPAEFLEIKYIPLKEKIIAAHVSGQDISQFAEVTTGKHVRFYFEKTGNKQKK; translated from the coding sequence ATGCCTAAAACTATGATACCTACAGAAATTAAGATTCAACCTACCAATGAAAACATTAACCAACTTACTCTCGTTCAGCTATCAACAGCAGCCAGTGAACTATGGGAAGCAATTGAACAATGTTCAGATGAAACAGAGCTTGAAAAGCTGTTGTATCAACAATTTGAACTGCAAGATTGGACTGAGCATAAAGTCGATGCTCTCGCTTTTGTCTATGACCAGCTTAAAACTGACCTGGAAGCATGGTTAGCCAGACTAGAAGCAGTAACTAAATTACACCTAACTGTGGTGGAAAAACGACGTAACCAGCTAGGGAAACTTAAAGAATACCTTTTACGCTTGCATAATTTGGGATTATTAGCAGAAAAAGTAATTGGAAAAGAAAGACGCATTCAATTTGTCAAGAATTCACGTCCTAATGTAACAGTAGATGAAGCAGCTTGTCCTGCTGAATTCCTTGAGATCAAGTACATTCCCCTTAAAGAGAAAATTATAGCAGCCCATGTATCAGGACAAGATATATCACAATTTGCTGAGGTGACAACCGGAAAGCACGTCCGCTTCTATTTTGAGAAAACAGGTAACAAGCAGAAGAAATAA
- the ssb gene encoding single-stranded DNA-binding protein has translation MLNQVALMGNLATSPRQDLLPSGTAKTSFLIAVNEFYTDHSGEQQEKALFFWVEAFGRQAVNANSYLVQGQKVAISGSLAGGNIRMQDGSYKNCTVIRASSIEYLQKPANASANRDLQEDSVY, from the coding sequence ATGCTTAACCAAGTAGCACTAATGGGCAATCTCGCCACCAGCCCTCGCCAAGATTTGTTACCGTCCGGCACAGCTAAAACTTCCTTTCTCATAGCAGTCAATGAGTTCTATACCGATCACAGTGGCGAACAACAGGAGAAAGCACTGTTTTTCTGGGTTGAAGCTTTTGGTAGACAGGCAGTAAACGCCAACTCTTATTTAGTGCAAGGACAGAAAGTGGCGATTAGCGGTTCTTTAGCAGGAGGAAACATCCGTATGCAGGATGGCTCTTACAAGAACTGTACGGTAATTCGTGCCTCAAGTATTGAGTATCTGCAAAAACCTGCCAATGCCTCTGCCAACAGGGATCTGCAAGAAGACAGCGTATACTAA